In 'Nostoc azollae' 0708, the following are encoded in one genomic region:
- a CDS encoding alpha/beta fold hydrolase codes for MLQLLGFEQRFINTSLGKMVYHTATDSPWQDESTKPDRETLLFLHGFGGGSSAYEWSKVFPAFAAEYRVIAPDLIGWGGSEHPQRNYKIEDYLTTIWEFIEQTCTGRVMVVASSLTAAFVIRVAISHPDLFKSLILVSPAGLSDFGQDYSRSFFAQLVSVPLVDRLLYSTGIATDAGIRSFLEQRQFAYSNRVYQEIVDAYLQSAQQPNAEYAALSFVRGDLCFDLSLYIQQLTTPTAIIWGQKSQFTGPEIGRRFAEINPQAIRYFQSLENVGLTPQLELPAVTIGLIRKFLTLLNM; via the coding sequence ATGTTGCAATTACTGGGATTTGAGCAACGCTTCATCAATACCTCCTTGGGTAAGATGGTATACCATACTGCTACTGACTCACCTTGGCAGGATGAAAGTACAAAACCTGACAGGGAAACTTTGCTGTTTTTACATGGTTTTGGTGGTGGGTCTTCTGCTTATGAATGGTCGAAAGTATTTCCTGCTTTTGCGGCTGAATATCGGGTGATTGCACCAGATTTAATTGGTTGGGGTGGGTCTGAACATCCACAACGCAATTACAAAATTGAGGACTATTTAACCACAATATGGGAGTTTATTGAACAAACCTGCACAGGGAGAGTGATGGTTGTCGCCTCTTCTCTGACGGCAGCATTTGTCATTAGAGTGGCAATTTCCCATCCAGATTTATTTAAGTCTTTAATTCTAGTTAGTCCTGCTGGACTTTCGGATTTTGGGCAAGACTACTCCCGCAGTTTTTTTGCCCAGTTAGTTAGCGTGCCTTTGGTTGACCGGTTACTGTATAGTACGGGAATTGCTACTGATGCGGGGATCCGCAGTTTTTTAGAGCAGCGACAATTTGCCTACTCTAATCGAGTCTATCAAGAGATAGTAGATGCCTATTTACAATCTGCCCAGCAACCGAATGCTGAATATGCAGCACTATCTTTTGTCCGTGGAGATTTGTGCTTTGATTTGTCTCTTTACATTCAACAGTTAACAACTCCCACTGCTATTATTTGGGGACAAAAATCGCAATTTACTGGTCCAGAAATTGGTCGGCGATTTGCGGAAATTAATCCCCAAGCTATTCGATATTTCCAATCTTTGGAAAATGTGGGATTAACACCGCAATTAGAATTACCAGCGGTAACAATTGGACTAATTCGTAAGTTTTTAACTTTGTTAAATATGTAA
- a CDS encoding Mo-dependent nitrogenase C-terminal domain-containing protein: MITTNSQPIILPTLISPIGEHHQTSNQSDLLQPLRQWLDEIEIHNRKLAKFIAKLIPAQCPFERDIMFLGRKVAHIPPMCKLNPLYDQLVGLRFRALCYLVDQCGEDIQSYC; encoded by the coding sequence ATGATCACCACAAATAGTCAACCTATTATTCTCCCTACTTTAATTAGCCCCATTGGAGAACATCATCAGACAAGTAATCAATCTGATTTACTACAACCACTCCGTCAATGGTTAGATGAAATTGAAATTCACAACCGTAAACTCGCTAAATTTATAGCTAAACTGATTCCTGCTCAATGTCCCTTTGAACGTGATATAATGTTCTTAGGTCGGAAAGTAGCTCACATTCCTCCAATGTGTAAGCTCAATCCACTGTATGATCAACTAGTTGGCTTGCGTTTTCGGGCATTGTGTTATTTAGTAGATCAATGTGGAGAGGATATCCAATCCTACTGCTAA
- a CDS encoding cupin domain-containing protein yields the protein MEIKIEHQPTQESLKQLGVYKWAIWQKEVSKFPWTYDSQETCYFLEGNVIVTPDGGQPVQIGKGDLVTFGAGMCCTWEITQDVKKHYCFD from the coding sequence ATGGAAATTAAGATAGAGCATCAACCCACTCAAGAGAGCCTCAAGCAATTAGGCGTATACAAATGGGCAATTTGGCAAAAAGAAGTTTCTAAATTCCCGTGGACTTATGATTCTCAAGAAACTTGCTACTTTTTAGAAGGTAATGTAATTGTGACTCCTGATGGCGGACAACCAGTGCAAATCGGTAAAGGTGATTTAGTGACTTTTGGGGCTGGCATGTGTTGTACATGGGAAATTACCCAAGACGTAAAAAAACATTATTGCTTTGATTAA
- the acpP gene encoding acyl carrier protein, with translation MSQPDIFDRVKKIVVEQLDVDPEKVVSSASFTDDLAADSLDIVELVMALEEEFEIEIPDEDAEKILTVQEVVDYINSHIAASA, from the coding sequence ATGAGCCAACCTGATATTTTTGACAGAGTAAAGAAAATCGTCGTTGAACAGCTAGATGTTGACCCTGAAAAGGTCGTATCAAGCGCCTCATTTACAGATGATTTAGCAGCTGATTCTCTAGATATAGTGGAATTGGTAATGGCTTTGGAAGAAGAATTTGAGATCGAAATTCCTGATGAAGATGCCGAGAAGATTTTAACAGTACAAGAGGTAGTAGACTACATCAACTCTCACATTGCTGCATCTGCCTAG
- the tkt gene encoding transketolase encodes MAVATQSLEELCINSIRFLAVDAIEKSKSGHPGLPMGAAPMAFVLWDRFMRYNPKNPKWFNRDRFVLSAGHGCMLQYAMLYLTGYDSVTIEDIKQFRQWGSRTPGHPENFETPGVEVTTGPLGQGIANAVGLAMAEAHLAAKFNKPDAKIVDHYTYVLLGDGCNMEGISGEAASLAGHYGLGKLIALYDDNHISIDGSTNVAFTEDVSKRFEAYGWHVLHVKDGNTDLDAISKAVEVAKAITDKPTMIKVTTTIGYGSPNKQNTAGIHGAALGVDETALTRKNLGWEYAPFEIPSDVLNHTRKAVERGADYESDWNKALADYKAKYPAEAAEFERFISGKLPEGWDKVLPTYTTEDKALPTRKHSETCLNKLAAVLPELIGGSADLTHSNLTEIKGFGDFQKGQYQNRNIHFGVREHAMGAICNGMALHGSGLIPYGATFLIFTDYMRAAIRLAALSQAGSIWVMTHDSIGQGEDGPTHQPIETLASLRAIPDLTVIRPADGNECSGAYTVAIEKSKAQASTLLAFTRQNVPNLVGTSIEAVKKGAYTVVDCAGTPELILIGTGSELSLCVSAGEKLTAQGKKVRVVSMPSIDLFDAQDAAYKESVLPKAVTKRLSVEAASSFGWHKYVGSEGDTVSIDHFGASAPGGICMEKFGFTVDNVLAKAIGLLG; translated from the coding sequence ATGGCTGTTGCAACCCAATCCCTCGAAGAACTTTGTATTAACTCGATTCGCTTTTTGGCTGTTGATGCCATAGAAAAATCCAAATCGGGACACCCCGGACTGCCGATGGGCGCGGCTCCAATGGCTTTTGTCCTTTGGGATCGCTTTATGCGCTATAACCCCAAAAATCCCAAATGGTTCAACCGCGATCGCTTTGTCCTATCTGCTGGTCACGGCTGTATGTTGCAGTATGCCATGCTGTACCTGACAGGCTACGATAGCGTCACCATCGAAGATATCAAACAATTCCGGCAATGGGGTTCTAGAACTCCTGGACATCCAGAAAACTTTGAAACCCCTGGTGTAGAAGTAACCACTGGACCATTGGGTCAAGGTATCGCTAACGCCGTCGGTTTGGCTATGGCTGAGGCACATCTAGCTGCTAAATTCAACAAACCCGATGCCAAGATTGTAGACCACTACACCTATGTACTTCTTGGTGATGGTTGCAACATGGAAGGTATTTCCGGTGAAGCTGCTTCCTTAGCCGGTCACTATGGCTTAGGTAAGCTGATTGCTCTGTACGACGATAACCATATCTCCATTGATGGTTCTACAAATGTAGCATTTACAGAGGATGTTTCTAAACGATTTGAAGCTTACGGTTGGCACGTCCTCCACGTTAAAGATGGTAACACCGATTTAGACGCAATCTCCAAAGCCGTCGAAGTAGCCAAAGCTATCACCGACAAGCCCACCATGATTAAGGTAACAACCACCATTGGTTATGGTTCTCCGAACAAGCAAAACACCGCTGGTATTCACGGTGCCGCTTTGGGTGTAGATGAAACAGCGTTGACTCGTAAAAACTTAGGTTGGGAATATGCACCATTTGAAATCCCCAGTGATGTCCTCAACCACACACGGAAAGCAGTAGAACGTGGTGCGGATTACGAAAGTGACTGGAACAAAGCCTTAGCTGACTACAAAGCTAAGTATCCCGCCGAAGCTGCTGAATTTGAACGTTTCATCAGTGGTAAATTACCCGAAGGTTGGGATAAAGTTCTACCCACCTACACTACGGAAGATAAAGCACTACCCACCCGTAAGCATTCAGAAACCTGCCTGAATAAATTGGCAGCAGTTTTACCTGAATTAATCGGTGGTTCAGCTGACTTAACTCACTCCAACCTCACCGAAATCAAGGGCTTTGGTGACTTCCAAAAAGGACAATACCAAAACCGTAACATTCACTTTGGGGTGCGTGAACATGCTATGGGCGCAATCTGTAATGGTATGGCGCTACATGGTTCGGGATTAATCCCCTACGGTGCAACATTCCTCATTTTTACCGACTATATGCGTGCTGCCATTCGTTTGGCCGCTTTGTCTCAAGCTGGGTCAATTTGGGTGATGACTCACGATTCCATTGGACAAGGTGAAGATGGGCCCACTCACCAACCCATTGAAACACTAGCTTCTCTGCGAGCTATTCCTGATTTAACCGTAATTCGTCCCGCAGACGGAAACGAATGTTCAGGAGCTTACACAGTCGCAATTGAGAAGTCTAAGGCACAAGCTTCTACTCTGTTGGCGTTCACCCGTCAAAATGTTCCTAACTTAGTAGGTACATCAATTGAAGCCGTGAAGAAAGGGGCATACACTGTTGTCGATTGTGCTGGTACCCCTGAGCTCATCTTGATTGGTACTGGTTCGGAATTAAGCCTGTGTGTAAGTGCTGGTGAAAAGTTAACAGCACAAGGCAAGAAAGTCCGTGTTGTTTCCATGCCTTCCATAGATTTATTTGATGCCCAGGATGCTGCTTACAAAGAGTCTGTTCTACCTAAAGCAGTCACCAAGCGTCTTTCTGTAGAAGCTGCCAGCAGTTTCGGTTGGCATAAATATGTTGGAAGTGAAGGTGACACTGTTAGCATTGATCATTTTGGTGCTTCTGCTCCTGGTGGTATTTGTATGGAGAAATTTGGCTTCACTGTTGATAATGTATTAGCTAAAGCGATCGGATTGTTGGGTTAA
- a CDS encoding creatininase family protein, with translation MLLHLSTWPEVETYLQHSQGIILPIGSTEQHGPTGLIGTDAICAEAISRGVGQATQAMVAPTINVGMALHHTAFPGTISLRPSTLILVVRDYITCLAKAGFTKFYFINGHGGNIATLKAAFSEIYAHLEDLQIPNASKVQCQVANWFMCGSVYKLAQELYSDQEGSHATPSEVAVTQYFYPEAIKKAYLCPEVVSGHKIYGAVDFRLRYHDGRMGSNPALATPEHGKQFYDLAVEELSKRYLEFVKEEESK, from the coding sequence ATGTTATTACATCTCAGCACTTGGCCTGAAGTAGAAACTTATTTACAGCACTCTCAGGGAATTATTTTGCCCATTGGTTCTACAGAACAACATGGTCCTACTGGTTTAATTGGTACTGATGCTATTTGTGCAGAAGCTATATCCCGTGGAGTTGGTCAAGCAACTCAAGCTATGGTTGCACCAACAATCAATGTCGGTATGGCATTACATCATACTGCTTTTCCAGGGACAATTAGTTTGCGTCCTAGCACTTTAATTTTGGTAGTGCGAGATTATATAACTTGTTTAGCCAAAGCTGGTTTTACCAAGTTCTACTTTATCAACGGACACGGTGGAAATATTGCTACTCTCAAAGCAGCTTTTTCAGAAATTTACGCTCATTTAGAAGATTTGCAAATTCCTAATGCATCAAAAGTGCAATGTCAAGTTGCTAATTGGTTTATGTGTGGTTCTGTGTATAAGCTGGCTCAAGAATTATACAGTGATCAAGAAGGTTCTCATGCAACTCCTAGTGAGGTAGCTGTGACTCAATATTTTTATCCAGAAGCAATAAAAAAAGCATACCTGTGTCCAGAAGTTGTTTCTGGACATAAAATTTATGGTGCTGTTGATTTTCGTTTACGTTACCACGATGGCCGTATGGGTTCCAATCCTGCTTTAGCTACTCCAGAACATGGGAAACAGTTTTATGATTTGGCTGTGGAGGAATTAAGTAAGCGATATTTGGAGTTTGTGAAGGAAGAAGAAAGTAAATAA
- the eno gene encoding phosphopyruvate hydratase: protein MTKFLDTAIEAIIAREILDSRGRPTVEAAVHLANGTVGLAQVPSGASTGTFEAHELRDGDKSRYGGKGVLKAVQNVKEVLAPQLLGLDALDQESLDKIMISLDGSPNKANLGANAILSVSLAAAKAAAESLGIPLYRYVGGPLANLLPVPLMNVINGGAHAANNVDFQEFMIVPVSAPSFQEALRWGAEVFATLSKVLDDKGLLTGVGDEGGFAPNLDSNQVALELLLAAIKQAGYKPGEEVALALDVAASEFYKNGQYVYDGKPHSPVEFIDYLGQLVDQYPIVSIEDGLHEEDWESWQLLTQKLGSRVQLVGDDLFVTNATRLQKGIEQKAGNSILIKLNQIGSLTETLETIDLATRNGFRSVISHRSGETEDTTIADLAVATRAGQIKTGSLCRSERVAKYNRLLRIEDELGDRAVYAGTVGLGPK, encoded by the coding sequence ATGACAAAATTTCTGGATACCGCTATTGAAGCTATTATCGCCCGCGAAATTCTTGATTCACGGGGAAGACCGACTGTTGAGGCTGCAGTACATTTGGCTAATGGTACAGTAGGACTAGCGCAAGTTCCTAGCGGTGCTTCCACAGGTACTTTTGAGGCTCATGAACTGCGAGATGGTGATAAAAGCCGTTATGGTGGCAAAGGAGTACTCAAGGCAGTGCAGAATGTGAAAGAGGTATTAGCACCCCAATTGTTAGGCTTGGATGCCCTAGACCAAGAATCATTAGATAAAATCATGATCTCTTTGGATGGTTCACCCAATAAAGCTAATTTGGGCGCAAATGCAATTTTGTCGGTTTCACTAGCAGCTGCTAAAGCTGCTGCTGAGTCTTTGGGAATTCCTTTGTATCGCTATGTGGGTGGGCCTTTAGCAAATTTGCTACCTGTACCTTTGATGAATGTGATCAATGGTGGAGCGCACGCAGCCAATAATGTCGATTTTCAGGAGTTTATGATTGTACCCGTCAGTGCGCCTTCCTTCCAGGAAGCTTTGCGTTGGGGTGCGGAAGTTTTTGCAACTCTCAGCAAGGTTTTGGATGATAAGGGTTTGCTGACTGGTGTTGGTGATGAAGGTGGTTTTGCACCTAACCTGGACTCTAACCAAGTAGCTTTAGAATTATTGCTAGCTGCTATTAAACAAGCTGGTTACAAGCCTGGGGAAGAAGTTGCTTTAGCCTTGGATGTGGCAGCGAGTGAGTTTTACAAAAATGGGCAGTATGTTTATGATGGTAAACCCCATAGCCCAGTTGAGTTTATTGATTATTTAGGCCAGTTGGTTGACCAATATCCGATTGTTTCCATTGAAGATGGTTTACATGAGGAAGATTGGGAAAGTTGGCAATTACTGACTCAGAAGTTGGGTTCACGAGTACAGTTGGTGGGTGATGATTTATTTGTTACTAACGCTACTCGGTTACAAAAAGGGATTGAGCAAAAAGCAGGTAACTCGATTTTGATTAAGTTGAATCAAATTGGTTCACTGACTGAAACTTTGGAAACTATTGATTTAGCTACTCGCAACGGTTTCCGCTCAGTCATTAGCCATCGTTCTGGTGAAACTGAGGATACAACTATTGCTGATTTGGCTGTAGCCACTCGTGCAGGTCAAATTAAAACTGGTTCTCTTTGTCGTAGTGAACGGGTAGCAAAATACAATCGTTTACTCAGAATTGAAGATGAATTAGGCGATCGCGCTGTTTATGCTGGTACTGTTGGTTTAGGACCTAAGTAG
- the fabF gene encoding beta-ketoacyl-ACP synthase II — protein MTDYKRKRVVVTGVGAITPIGNTPSEYWEGLLSGRNGIDYITAFDASKHDCRIAGEVKNFDPHEYMERKEAKRTDRFAQFAIATAKQAISDAQLIINDLNAEQIGVMIGSGVGGIKVLEDQQTVYLSRGPDRCSPFMIPMMIANMAAGLTAIHTGAKGPNSCSVTACAAGSNAIGDAFRLIQNGYAQAMICGGSEAAVTPLSVAGFAAARALSTRNDPKKACRPFDKDRDGFVMGEGSGILILEELEHALKRGARIYGEMIGYGMTCDAYHMTSPVPGGLGAARAMELALTDAKLKPEMISYINAHGTSTPANDVTETAAIKKALGDHAYKIAISSTKSMTGHLLGGSGGIEAVATVLVIANDHIPPTIHLDHSDDGCDLDYVPHISRAQKVDVALSNSFGFGGHNVTLAFKKYL, from the coding sequence ATGACAGACTATAAACGTAAACGCGTTGTTGTAACGGGTGTTGGCGCGATTACACCTATTGGTAACACACCATCTGAGTATTGGGAAGGATTGTTAAGTGGACGCAATGGTATAGACTATATTACAGCTTTTGATGCGTCTAAACACGACTGTCGGATTGCGGGGGAAGTGAAAAACTTTGATCCTCATGAATATATGGAGCGCAAAGAAGCCAAGCGCACTGATCGGTTTGCCCAATTTGCGATCGCAACTGCTAAACAGGCTATATCAGACGCACAATTAATTATCAATGACCTCAATGCTGAACAGATAGGTGTCATGATCGGTTCAGGTGTTGGTGGCATTAAAGTATTAGAAGATCAGCAAACAGTCTACCTCAGTCGGGGTCCAGACCGTTGTAGTCCATTCATGATACCCATGATGATTGCCAACATGGCAGCAGGATTAACAGCAATCCACACCGGAGCTAAAGGTCCTAATTCCTGCTCAGTGACAGCTTGCGCGGCTGGTTCAAACGCCATAGGTGATGCTTTTCGTTTGATTCAAAATGGCTATGCCCAAGCCATGATTTGTGGGGGATCAGAAGCAGCCGTTACACCATTGTCGGTAGCGGGCTTTGCTGCTGCCAGGGCGCTTTCCACTCGGAATGACCCTAAAAAGGCTTGTCGTCCATTTGACAAAGATCGTGATGGCTTTGTCATGGGAGAAGGTTCAGGAATTTTAATTCTTGAAGAATTAGAACACGCTCTGAAACGCGGCGCTCGTATTTATGGAGAAATGATCGGTTATGGTATGACCTGTGATGCTTACCATATGACCTCCCCCGTACCCGGTGGTTTAGGTGCGGCAAGAGCGATGGAACTAGCGCTCACAGACGCCAAACTGAAACCAGAAATGATTAGTTACATCAATGCTCATGGAACTAGCACCCCAGCTAATGATGTCACAGAAACAGCAGCAATTAAAAAAGCATTGGGCGATCATGCTTACAAGATAGCAATTAGTTCCACCAAATCCATGACAGGTCATTTGTTGGGAGGTTCGGGTGGGATTGAAGCAGTGGCTACAGTTCTAGTGATCGCTAATGACCACATCCCCCCAACTATCCATCTAGATCATTCTGATGATGGTTGTGACTTAGATTATGTACCCCACATTAGCCGCGCGCAAAAAGTAGATGTAGCCCTATCTAATTCCTTTGGATTTGGTGGTCATAATGTCACCCTGGCCTTTAAGAAATACCTCTAA
- a CDS encoding winged helix-turn-helix domain-containing protein, with protein MLSQLISKLESPQRFSSYRQIVEWLEQEWHVQVKYKTVYSLVPYKLGAKLKVPRPISSSQDEQAINLFKKTSPLPW; from the coding sequence ATGCTATCACAACTAATATCAAAGTTAGAATCCCCCCAAAGGTTTAGCAGTTATAGGCAAATTGTGGAATGGCTAGAGCAAGAATGGCACGTCCAAGTCAAATACAAGACAGTTTACAGTTTAGTGCCCTACAAACTAGGGGCAAAATTGAAAGTACCTCGACCCATCAGCTCATCACAAGATGAGCAAGCTATAAACCTTTTTAAGAAAACATCCCCCTTGCCTTGGTAG
- a CDS encoding CoB--CoM heterodisulfide reductase iron-sulfur subunit B family protein produces the protein MLSQTLKYAYYPGCVAQGACRELYLSTQSLTQALGIELIELKKAACCGSGTFKEDSQFLEDTVNARNIALAEELNLPLLTNCSTCQGVIGHVDQRLKESQSTNPDYLNQVNRLLVKEGCSPYRGSTEVKHLLYALVTDYGLEKISQRVTRKLSGIKCAAFYGCYLLRAQKSMPYDDPFQPEAMENVFRAVGATPIYYRGRTKCCGWPLSSYATTESFKMAGMHIQEALAAGADCIVTPCPLCHLNLDSRQPEVGKVIEKRLGLPVLHLPQLIALALGVSPKELGLERHIVSTQPCLEKLGF, from the coding sequence ATGCTATCACAAACGCTAAAATACGCTTACTACCCCGGTTGTGTCGCTCAAGGAGCCTGTCGGGAGCTTTATTTATCTACTCAGTCCTTGACTCAAGCATTGGGTATTGAACTAATTGAACTCAAAAAAGCTGCTTGCTGTGGTTCAGGTACATTTAAAGAAGATTCCCAATTCCTGGAAGATACTGTTAACGCTAGGAATATTGCCTTAGCAGAAGAATTAAATCTACCACTTTTGACAAATTGTAGCACTTGCCAGGGTGTTATTGGTCATGTTGATCAACGTTTAAAAGAATCACAATCAACCAACCCCGATTATTTGAATCAAGTTAATCGACTGTTAGTAAAAGAAGGTTGTTCACCTTATCGGGGAAGCACAGAAGTTAAACATCTGCTTTATGCCTTGGTAACAGATTATGGCTTAGAGAAAATTAGCCAGCGAGTCACTCGTAAGTTAAGTGGAATCAAATGTGCAGCGTTTTATGGCTGTTATCTCCTCCGCGCTCAAAAATCCATGCCCTATGATGATCCATTCCAACCAGAAGCTATGGAAAATGTCTTTCGGGCAGTAGGTGCAACACCTATTTATTATCGTGGACGCACTAAATGTTGTGGTTGGCCTCTATCTAGCTATGCCACTACAGAATCTTTCAAAATGGCAGGGATGCACATTCAAGAAGCATTAGCTGCTGGTGCTGATTGTATTGTCACACCTTGTCCTTTATGCCACTTAAACTTAGATTCTCGTCAGCCAGAAGTAGGAAAAGTAATTGAGAAAAGGTTGGGTTTACCAGTATTACATTTACCTCAATTAATTGCTTTGGCACTGGGAGTTAGTCCGAAAGAACTGGGTTTAGAACGTCATATTGTTTCCACACAACCATGTTTAGAAAAATTGGGATTTTAG
- a CDS encoding helix-turn-helix domain-containing protein, whose protein sequence is MTQYSQLQKFGKNVRKVRKAKGLSQEQLAELAGLYRNYIGGVERGENKCYLLEHYPDWSCFGNVTQ, encoded by the coding sequence GTGACACAATATTCTCAACTTCAAAAATTTGGCAAAAACGTTCGCAAGGTCAGGAAAGCTAAGGGTCTTTCCCAAGAACAGTTAGCAGAACTAGCAGGACTATATCGTAACTACATAGGTGGTGTTGAACGTGGCGAAAATAAATGTTACCTTCTTGAACATTATCCTGATTGGTCGTGCTTTGGGAATGTCACCCAGTAA
- a CDS encoding transposase → MITARGVKPVVRVQWPRKAFWLYGVVEPTSGWHFCQEYPHLNSENFQKFLDVLFQELGSDMALMQMDQASAHQALALSCPKNIIPIFQPSHSPQLNPMERLWQFIKRQFKGESFSHLDQLRQGVQHELAQLSSEVISSLTSYDFILEALFYQALFYAAS, encoded by the coding sequence GTGATTACGGCTCGTGGTGTTAAACCTGTAGTGAGGGTGCAGTGGCCACGAAAAGCATTTTGGCTTTATGGAGTTGTTGAACCCACCTCTGGATGGCATTTTTGTCAGGAATATCCTCATCTAAACAGTGAAAATTTTCAGAAATTCTTGGATGTCCTATTTCAGGAATTAGGTTCTGATATGGCATTAATGCAGATGGATCAAGCTTCTGCACACCAAGCTTTGGCACTGTCTTGCCCTAAAAATATTATTCCCATTTTTCAACCATCTCACTCTCCTCAACTTAACCCCATGGAGCGATTATGGCAGTTTATTAAACGTCAGTTCAAAGGTGAAAGTTTCTCACATCTCGACCAATTGCGTCAAGGAGTTCAACATGAATTAGCTCAATTATCTTCTGAGGTCATCTCCTCTTTGACCAGTTATGATTTCATCCTTGAAGCTCTGTTTTACCAAGCTTTATTCTATGCAGCCTCATAG
- a CDS encoding DUF1016 N-terminal domain-containing protein — MESCQRAAARSLNAIMTATYWEIGRRIVELDQGGEKRAEYGASVIKRLSKDLIAKCGKGLSKSNLEQMRRFYLQWQIAETVSGEFR, encoded by the coding sequence CTGGAATCATGTCAACGTGCTGCTGCTCGTTCACTTAATGCTATCATGACAGCCACCTACTGGGAAATTGGGCGCCGAATTGTAGAACTTGACCAAGGTGGAGAGAAACGAGCAGAATACGGTGCATCAGTTATAAAAAGACTTTCAAAAGACTTAATAGCCAAATGTGGTAAAGGATTATCAAAAAGTAATTTAGAACAAATGCGGCGTTTTTACCTACAATGGCAAATTGCCGAGACAGTGTCTGGGGAATTCCGTTGA
- a CDS encoding ScaI family restriction endonuclease, with product MDVLWQTKIGEGDISLSLAEIDPPAIVVGSFFEKFCVKELQRQHQEQWRGTQNKDDK from the coding sequence TTGGATGTTCTATGGCAAACTAAAATAGGAGAGGGAGATATATCTTTGAGTCTGGCAGAAATTGATCCTCCAGCTATTGTAGTTGGATCCTTTTTTGAGAAATTCTGTGTAAAAGAACTACAAAGACAACATCAAGAACAATGGAGAGGAACACAAAACAAAGATGATAAATAA
- the argC gene encoding N-acetyl-gamma-glutamyl-phosphate reductase — protein MGNLRRVPVGIVGASGYGGVQLVRLLMDHPEVELVYLGGESSAGKTFADLYPHLGNIVDLKIEAVDPEIIASRCEVVFLSLPNGLACQITPQLIEKGSKVLDLSADYRFSDLATYIIWYGTQRSDRSIAATAVYGLPELYRDRIAESQLIGCPGCYPTASLLALSPLLKQGLIVPETAIIDAKSGTSGGGRQGKINLLLAEADNSLGAYNVARHRHTPEIEQICSDLAGHEVTIQFTPHLIPMVRGILATVYATLRDPGLVRDDLITIYTAFYRNSPWVKICHSGTYPQTKWACGSNACYIGIEVDPRTGRVIVMSAIDNLIKGQAGQAIQCMNVMLGWDETLGLPKVGFYP, from the coding sequence ATGGGTAATTTAAGGCGCGTACCAGTTGGAATTGTTGGCGCGTCAGGTTATGGCGGAGTGCAACTAGTTCGACTCTTGATGGATCATCCTGAAGTTGAATTGGTTTATTTGGGTGGTGAAAGCAGCGCCGGAAAAACCTTTGCTGATCTTTACCCCCATCTGGGTAATATAGTTGACCTAAAAATTGAAGCGGTAGATCCAGAAATCATTGCTAGTCGATGTGAAGTAGTGTTTCTGTCTTTACCCAACGGTTTAGCCTGTCAAATCACTCCCCAACTTATAGAAAAAGGATCTAAGGTGCTGGATCTGAGTGCAGATTACAGATTCAGTGACTTAGCAACTTATATAATTTGGTATGGTACACAAAGAAGTGATCGCAGCATTGCAGCTACAGCAGTTTATGGATTACCAGAACTGTACCGCGATCGCATTGCCGAATCTCAACTCATTGGCTGTCCTGGTTGCTATCCCACAGCCAGCCTACTCGCACTTTCACCACTCCTCAAACAAGGTTTGATCGTTCCAGAAACAGCCATAATTGACGCTAAATCTGGGACATCTGGTGGTGGTAGACAAGGCAAAATTAACCTCTTATTAGCCGAAGCAGACAACTCTCTAGGGGCTTATAACGTTGCCCGTCATCGCCATACCCCAGAAATCGAGCAAATTTGTAGCGATTTAGCAGGACACGAAGTAACAATCCAATTTACACCCCACCTCATCCCAATGGTGCGGGGAATATTAGCCACCGTCTACGCTACACTGCGAGACCCCGGTTTAGTTCGTGATGACTTAATCACGATCTACACCGCTTTTTACCGTAATTCCCCATGGGTAAAGATCTGTCATAGTGGTACTTACCCCCAAACCAAATGGGCCTGTGGCAGTAATGCTTGCTATATAGGCATAGAAGTAGACCCACGGACAGGCCGCGTCATCGTCATGTCAGCCATTGACAACCTGATTAAAGGTCAAGCTGGACAAGCAATTCAGTGTATGAACGTCATGCTAGGCTGGGATGAAACCTTGGGGTTGCCCAAAGTCGGATTTTATCCTTAA